One window of Nicotiana tomentosiformis chromosome 11, ASM39032v3, whole genome shotgun sequence genomic DNA carries:
- the LOC138901371 gene encoding uncharacterized protein: MAYLTKRFQKMVLMNGGIPKRGSSSKSKGYDLCHKCGKLGHFIKDCPLLKKDQYKHNTYKITKRNPVPDRRFKRKDVADNAVKQVLGAWGDSSSESGKDDEQGDTSMMAVESEAAEYDSIFALMKKSNDDDDE; encoded by the coding sequence ATGGCCTACCTGACAAAGcgatttcagaaaatggttctcatgaatggaggcattccaaaaaggggAAGCTCCAGCAAATCAAAAGGTTATGACTTGTGTCATAAATGTGGGAAGCTAGGACATTTCATCAAAGATTGTCCTCTCCTCAAGAAAGATCAGTACAAGCACAACACATACAAAATAaccaagaggaacccggttcctgataGGAGATTCAAGAGAAAAGATGTCGCTGACAATGCTGTGAAACAAGTTCTTGGTGCATGGGGAGATTCCTCTAGTGAATCTGGGAAAGATGATGAACAAGGTGACACATCCATGATGGCAGTTGAAAGcgaagcagctgaatatgactctatctttgccCTGATGAAAAAAtctaatgatgatgatgatgagtaa